The nucleotide window TACTTGAGAGAGTCACATGATAAATACGGTGTTAAGGAAGTGTATATTCTATATGGCCTTCATAAAGAGGTTGCTGACGAATGGCAGGGCCAGCTTGAAGCGACATTCCCTGATATCCGTTTCCTCAGTTGTCCGATTGGAGCAGTAATAGGTGTACATGCTGGTGAACACACAATCGGGATTAGCTGGAATAATAGAGATGCGTAAGTGCCAATCTTGGCACTTTTTCTTTTGGAAAGAACAATCCACAAACTAGGGATATCCTTCTAACGAACAAAAGAGAGCAGAATCTGGATAAAGTGTCCGATAATAGGTTTCCGTGTGACAAACGGAAATCAGGATCTGTGAGAAGTGTCCGGTAGACAGGCTGTTTATAAAATTAAAACGAAGGTAATAGTAAATGCTGAATTTTAAGCATTCTAATAGTATTATTCCAGCTATCTCTCATCACCATCTATGGTAAAATGAGTTCGGTAGGAAAGTAGGTGCAGGATATGATAGATAAAATAGCAATGGCAGAGGAATTTGTTAAAACTGAGCTTGGCAATGATTCTTCGGGACATGACTGGCACCATATTGACAGGGTCAGAAAGAATGCCCGACTTATATGGAGCAAAGAACAGCAGGGTGATTGGTTCATTATTGAAATGACCGCCTTGCTCCACGACATTCCAGATGATAAATTAAATGAATCGGAAGAAGCCGGATGGATGAAACTAGATTCATTTTTACAAAGCATAGACTTGGATATCGAAATCTCATCACGGATAAAAGCTTGTATCGATACAGTTTCCTATAAAGGGGGCAGGGTGACCGAGCTTGACAGTATTGAAGCGGAGATTGTCCAGGATGCTGACCGCCTTGATGCTCTTGGTGCGATCGGAATTGCAAGGACCTTTGCCTTCGGTGGAAAAAAAGGTCACCCGATTTACGAGCCTGAACTAAATGTCAGAGGGCGGATGTCGCTTGAAGAATATAGAAATGGTGACAGTTCTTCAGTTAATCACTTTTACGAAAAGCTTTTGAAGCTCAAAGATAAAATGAATACCGAGCAAGCAAAACAACTTGCGGAGGAAAGACATAAATTCATGGAATCTTTCCTTGAACAATTTTACAGTGAATGGAATGGTAAGGCATGAAGATGATCACAGTTGAAAATGTGACAAAAACATACGGAGAAAAAGAGCTCTTCAATGGGATTTCTTTTACAATCGGAGAGCGTGAAAGAGTCGGTTTAATTGGTGTCAATGGAACAGGTAAATCATCTTTACTTCGGATAGTCGCTGGGATTGATCAGCCAGATTCTGGAGATCTGATTTTTGCAAAAGACTATAAAATCTCCTTTTTATCACAACAGCCTGAAATGGAACTGGAAAATACCGTTCTTGATCAGGTTTTCAGCGGAGAAGCGCCAATCTTAAAGCTGATGAGAAATTATGAGATTATTCTCTCTGAATTGAGCAGAAAGCCTGATGATTCGGGACTTCAAGAAAGATTTTATGACCTGCAGCGGAGGATGGATAGTTCTGATGGCTGGGATGCCAATACTGCAGCAAAGTCCATTCTCATGCAGCTCGGAATTTCTGACTTCTCCAAAAAAAATGGGCGAACTTTCCGGCGGCCAGAAAAAACGTGTTGCACTCGCTCAGGTACTCATTGAAGCGCCAGATTTGTTGATTCTTGATGAGCCTACGAACCATCTTGATTATGAGACGGTAAAATGGCTTGAAGACTACCTTTCCAGATATTCAGGATCACTTTTGCTTGTCACCCATGACCGCTATTTCCTTGACAGAGTGACGAACAGGATTTTTGAACTTGATGGAGGCAGTCTCTACAGCTACAAAGGCAAACTATGCCAGCTTCCTTGAGGCAAAGGCTATCCGTGAGGAGAACGAAGCCGCAACATTTGAAAAGAAGAAAAATTTGTTCAGACAGGAACTCGAGTGGATCAGGCGCGGCGCTAAGGCGAGGACAACTAAGCAAAAGGCACGTATTCAGCGTTTTGACAAACTGGACGAAGAAGTCTCTAACGTGAAGTCTTCAGAGAAACTCGATATTTCTTTAAGCGGCAGCAGGCTGGGCAAACAGGTGCTTGAACTGAAGGAAGCAACCAAAAAATATGAAGATAAAGTGATTCTTGATCACTTCAATCTTCTTGTGAAACCTGGGGACAGGCTGGGAATCATCGTCCGCAACGGGACAGGCAAATCGACTTTGCTAAATATTCTCGCCGGCAGGATCTTGCTTGATGACGGTGAAATCATTACCGGACAAACCGTGAAAATCGCTTACTATACCCAAGAAAATGAAGATATGGACGAAAATAAGCGGGTAATTGAATACCTGAAAGAGACAGCGGAAATTGTCCATACAACCGATGGTAAGACCATCTCGGCAGCACAAATGCTGGAGAGATTCCTGTTTCCTCCCTATGCACACGGAACTCCAATCAGGAAGCTTTCCGGTGGCGAGAAGCGCAGACTTTACCTGTTAAAGCTGTTAATGGAAGAACCCAATGTCCTGTTGCTCGATGAGCCGACGAATGATTTGGACACGCAGACGTTAACTGTATTGGAAGATTATCTTGAAGAGTTCCCGGGTGTTGTCATAACGGTATCTCACGACCGATACTTCCTTGATAAGGTCGTCGATTTGCTTCTTGTACTAGAGGGGAATGGTCAGACAGATTTGCATTATGGCAACTACACTGAATACCTGGAAAAACGGCCGAAACCAGAACCTGCTCCGACAACGCCGAAGAAGGATAGGATAGAGCAGACAGAAAAGCCTAAGAAAAAGAAACTTTCCTTCAAAGAGCAAAAAGAATGGGCAGAAATTGAGGATAAAATCGCAGGAACAGAAGCGCGTCTTGAAGAGATCCAGGCAGAAATGGCCAATATCGGAAGCGATTTTGAAAAGGGCCAGGCACTTGTAAACGAAGAGAAAGAGTTGAATGAGCAGCTAGAATATTTAATTGAAAGATGGAGCTATTTATCTGAGCTCGCAGATGACGAATAAGACCTGGGGTGCCGGGTCTTATTTTTCGTTAAGTTTGTGTTATAGGTAGATATTTATATCCGAACCCCTTTTTAGACTCTGTAACTTTTCTATTTTACCTTTGTATAGGTGGTAAGCGTATTGGATGATTACCTAGTTGAATTGGAATGGAAAACCTGTCAGAACCATTGATGATTTCGGTGTGAAGGGCTTCGAAATGCTATCTAATCTTCATTATGTTAAAATGGCTTCATTCCTGAAAATAATAAAGGGGTGGGAATGTGAAAATTGTATCAATTGAACCAACGCCAAGCCCGAATACGATGAAGATCAATCTGGATGAAGAACTTCCTATGGGCAAGAGCAATAACTATAAAAAGGATTCAGCGGCTGGAGCACCGGAAGTCGTTGTGAACATACTGGATATTGATGGGGTAAAAGGGGTTTACCATGTTGCCGATTTTCTGGCAGTCGAAAGAAATGCGAAATATGACTGGAAGGTAATCCTCCCTGAAGTCAGGAAAGCGTTCGGAGAAGAAGCAGAAGAATCGGGGGACGGCACGCCTGAAATCAATGAACATTTTGGGGAAGTAAAAGTCCTTGTACAAGTATATAAGGGAATTCCCATGCAGGTGAAGCTGACTGATGGCAATGAAGAGAAGCGGTTTGGATTGCCAGAATCATTTGTGACAAAAGTAGGTGAGGTGCAGTCTCCGGAGGATAATGTTGTGATGGTCCGCCGGTGGAAGGAACTGGGAGTCCGTTATGGAGATTTCGATCAGGTAGGAAATGATGTAGTGGAAGAGCTGTTAGCGGCATATCCTCCCGAGAGGCTGGAGGAGCTTGTGAAGCTTGCTAAGAATCCTGGTCAGGAGGCACAGATTAAAGAAGCAAAGAAAAAAATCAGGGTAACAGAAGCCGATTTGGACAATCCGGACTGGCGGATAAGGTACCAGCTTCTTGAGCAAATGGAAGATCCAACGATTGAGGACTTGCCTGTGCTTAAAAAGGCTCTTCAAGATGAGAAAGCTTCCATACGCCGATTGTCCACCGTTTATTTAGGAATGATCGAAGACAAAAAGGTCCTGCCATTGCTATACAAAGCTTTGAACGACAAAACGGTTACTGTTCGCAGGACTGCTGGTGATTGTCTTTCGGACCTTGGTTTTTCGGAAGCAATGGATGAAATGATGGAAGCCCTCAAGGATCCAAACAAGCTTGTACGCTGGAGGGCAGCGATGTTCCTGTATGAAGTTGGAGACGAAAGGGCACTGCCAGCGTTAAATGCCGCTGAAGAAGATCCTGAATTTGAAGTGAGCATGCAGGTGAAACTGGCAATTGCCCGTATTGAGCATGGTGAGGAAGCGAAAGGCTCAGTTTGGAAACAAATGACTGAAGCTAGAAAACAATAAAGAGTCTGTGAAGCATTCTGGATGTTCTTAAATCATCCTGGATGCTTTTTTTAGTTCAAAGCCTTCAGGTGCTATGGTCCTAGTAATTTTTCCGCTGATAAAAATGTATCCGCTTACTTATTTGTAATAATTAAAATATTTAGATTATTATTGCAAATATTCCCGGAAAGAGGTATTGTAATGAATAAAAAATCGGGAGGGACATTCTTTGGAAAAAGATTTAAGAATCAAGAGCCATGTATTTAGTGATGATGCAAGAAAGGCGCCAAACAGGGCTATGCTGCGGGCAGTTGGATTCAGTGACGATGATTTCAGGAAACCGATGATTGGGATAGCGAGTACCTGGAGTGAGGTTACTCCTTGTAATATACATATTGATAAGCTCGCAGTGAAAGCGAAAGAGGGTGCCAGGGCTGCTGGTGGGGCGCCTTTGATATTTAACACAATCACGGTATCAGATGGGATTTCGATGGGAACAGACGGAATGCGCTATTCACTTCCAAGCCGCGACTTAATCGCTGATTCAATAGAAACCGTGGTTCAGGGTGAGAGCCTTGATGGCTTCGTAGCAATTGGGGGTTGTGATAAAAATATGCCTGGTTGTATGATGGCTATTGCGAGGATGGACCTACCTTCTGTTTTTGTTTATGGAGGTACCATCAAGCCGGGCAAGCTTGATGGTAATGACATTGACATAGTGTCAGCGTTCGAAGGTGTCGGTCAATATAACAAGGGTGCAATTGGTGATGAACAGCTCCATAAGATTGAATGCCATGCTTGTCCAGGTTCGGGTTCATGTGGAGGAATGTACACAGCCAATACAATGGCCAGTGCAATCGAGGCCCTTGGTATGAGCCTGCCAGGCAGTTCGTCACATCCGGCGGAAACCGATGAAAAGAGGGAA belongs to Mesobacillus subterraneus and includes:
- a CDS encoding HD domain-containing protein yields the protein MIDKIAMAEEFVKTELGNDSSGHDWHHIDRVRKNARLIWSKEQQGDWFIIEMTALLHDIPDDKLNESEEAGWMKLDSFLQSIDLDIEISSRIKACIDTVSYKGGRVTELDSIEAEIVQDADRLDALGAIGIARTFAFGGKKGHPIYEPELNVRGRMSLEEYRNGDSSSVNHFYEKLLKLKDKMNTEQAKQLAEERHKFMESFLEQFYSEWNGKA
- a CDS encoding conserved virulence factor C family protein; translated protein: MKIVSIEPTPSPNTMKINLDEELPMGKSNNYKKDSAAGAPEVVVNILDIDGVKGVYHVADFLAVERNAKYDWKVILPEVRKAFGEEAEESGDGTPEINEHFGEVKVLVQVYKGIPMQVKLTDGNEEKRFGLPESFVTKVGEVQSPEDNVVMVRRWKELGVRYGDFDQVGNDVVEELLAAYPPERLEELVKLAKNPGQEAQIKEAKKKIRVTEADLDNPDWRIRYQLLEQMEDPTIEDLPVLKKALQDEKASIRRLSTVYLGMIEDKKVLPLLYKALNDKTVTVRRTAGDCLSDLGFSEAMDEMMEALKDPNKLVRWRAAMFLYEVGDERALPALNAAEEDPEFEVSMQVKLAIARIEHGEEAKGSVWKQMTEARKQ